The Lysobacter gummosus genome includes a region encoding these proteins:
- a CDS encoding class I fructose-bisphosphate aldolase: MSIEQLAETALAMVAPGKGIIAIDESTATIAKRFAGVGIENTEENRRAYRELLLTTPKLNEYISGAILYDETLRQSTKAGVPFAKHMADNGIIPGIKVDKGPQPLAGFPGEVVTEGLDGLRARLEEYYKLGARFAKWRAVINIGDDIPSGTCIEANNHALARYAALCQEQGLVPMVEPEVIMDGSHDLDTCFEVTEVTLRSLFGALYENSVLLEGTILKASMVVPGTLAHEQASVDDVAAATLQCLKSTVPATLPGIVFLSGGQSDEDATAHLNAMNQMGPNPWPLSFSYGRAMQSAALKLWSQDLVGNYARAQQTVYERAKANGLAALGQWKSAA, encoded by the coding sequence ATGAGCATCGAACAGCTTGCCGAAACCGCCCTGGCCATGGTCGCCCCGGGCAAGGGCATCATCGCGATCGACGAGTCGACCGCCACCATCGCCAAGCGTTTCGCCGGCGTCGGTATCGAGAACACGGAAGAGAACCGCCGCGCCTACCGCGAGCTGCTGCTGACCACGCCCAAGCTCAACGAATACATCTCCGGCGCGATCCTGTACGACGAAACCCTGCGCCAGTCCACCAAGGCCGGCGTGCCGTTCGCCAAGCACATGGCCGACAACGGCATCATCCCGGGCATCAAGGTAGACAAGGGCCCGCAGCCGCTGGCCGGCTTCCCGGGCGAAGTGGTCACCGAAGGCCTCGACGGCCTGCGCGCGCGCCTGGAGGAGTACTACAAGCTCGGCGCCCGTTTCGCCAAGTGGCGCGCGGTCATCAACATCGGCGACGACATCCCCTCGGGCACCTGCATCGAAGCCAACAACCACGCGCTGGCCCGTTACGCCGCGCTGTGTCAGGAACAGGGCCTGGTGCCGATGGTCGAGCCGGAAGTGATCATGGACGGTAGCCACGACCTCGACACCTGCTTCGAAGTCACCGAAGTCACCCTGCGCTCGCTGTTCGGCGCGCTGTACGAAAACAGCGTGCTGCTCGAAGGCACGATCCTCAAGGCCTCGATGGTGGTGCCGGGCACGCTCGCCCACGAGCAGGCCAGCGTCGATGACGTCGCCGCGGCGACCCTGCAGTGCCTGAAGTCCACCGTGCCGGCGACCCTGCCGGGCATCGTGTTCCTGTCCGGCGGCCAGTCCGACGAGGACGCGACCGCGCACCTCAACGCCATGAACCAGATGGGCCCGAACCCGTGGCCGCTGTCGTTCTCCTACGGCCGCGCCATGCAGTCGGCGGCGCTGAAGCTGTGGTCGCAGGACCTGGTCGGCAACTACGCCCGCGCCCAGCAGACCGTGTACGAGCGCGCCAAGGCCAACGGCCTGGCCGCGCTGGGCCAGTGGAAGTCGGCGGCGTAA